In Arthrobacter citreus, a single genomic region encodes these proteins:
- a CDS encoding beta-lactamase family protein translates to MGHNVLKKVKEFEGYCNEIVEKYQIPGYMIGLAKNGELFYESGFGFRDKENELLLSSDTVLGIGSVTKSFTCVAILQLQEAGKLSVQDPIIKYLPEFKTSNDEYTKLMTIHHFMTHSAGLPPIPSLYGAMSKTLALDPKFDDGKEEEKSPEIPYIATYEELMESIAKGEYALLGAPGTEFSYSNDCYALLGAVVERVSGITYEQYMKDYILEPAGMKNSVFHLHELDGHEDISNLYASRKVDDETIVFESNNPWDAPSMRAAGFLKSTVNDMLKYAEIFRNEGKVGDAQILTPESVEAMTTPFIQCGYTEFYGYGVMIHPDFYGYKLVEHGGSIKGVSAQLNIIPELGLTGFSNANLIGVPSKKLLNSAFADYLEKPIRSSNLNVAEINLNVEQLQEYVGKYVSGEGGKVEFSINDEGKLCAQMEGMVDSLVKPIEEDWFLFEMREDEYSIQFKRDEEGKISRCVFGFRQLVKTE, encoded by the coding sequence ATGGGACACAATGTATTGAAAAAAGTAAAAGAGTTTGAAGGGTATTGTAATGAAATCGTAGAGAAGTATCAAATTCCTGGGTATATGATTGGTCTAGCAAAAAATGGTGAACTTTTCTATGAAAGCGGTTTCGGTTTCCGTGATAAAGAAAATGAGTTACTTTTATCCTCTGACACAGTACTTGGAATTGGCTCAGTCACTAAATCTTTTACTTGTGTAGCCATTCTCCAATTACAAGAGGCAGGGAAATTATCGGTTCAAGATCCTATTATTAAATATTTACCTGAGTTTAAGACAAGCAATGATGAATATACAAAACTGATGACGATCCATCATTTTATGACACATTCAGCCGGGCTTCCACCAATTCCAAGTCTTTATGGTGCTATGAGTAAAACGCTAGCGTTAGATCCAAAATTTGATGACGGCAAAGAGGAAGAAAAGTCTCCTGAAATTCCATACATTGCTACATACGAGGAATTAATGGAATCGATCGCTAAGGGAGAATATGCTCTTCTTGGTGCTCCTGGTACTGAGTTTAGTTATTCTAATGATTGTTATGCCCTGCTTGGAGCTGTTGTAGAAAGAGTTAGCGGTATTACTTATGAGCAGTACATGAAGGATTATATTTTAGAGCCAGCTGGCATGAAAAATAGTGTCTTCCATCTTCATGAATTGGATGGGCATGAAGATATTTCTAACTTATATGCTTCTAGAAAAGTAGATGACGAGACGATTGTGTTTGAGTCAAATAATCCATGGGATGCACCATCGATGCGTGCAGCAGGATTCTTAAAATCAACAGTAAACGATATGCTTAAATATGCAGAAATCTTCCGAAATGAAGGCAAAGTAGGAGATGCTCAAATTTTAACTCCTGAGAGTGTTGAAGCTATGACTACTCCTTTTATCCAATGCGGATATACTGAATTCTATGGCTACGGAGTAATGATTCATCCAGATTTCTATGGATATAAACTTGTTGAACATGGCGGTTCTATTAAAGGGGTATCAGCTCAACTGAATATTATTCCTGAGTTAGGTTTAACTGGTTTTTCGAATGCTAATTTAATAGGTGTTCCTTCTAAGAAACTTTTAAATAGTGCCTTTGCAGATTATTTGGAAAAACCAATAAGATCTTCAAACTTAAACGTGGCGGAAATAAATTTAAATGTAGAACAATTACAAGAATATGTAGGGAAATATGTTTCTGGTGAGGGCGGTAAGGTTGAGTTTTCAATCAATGATGAAGGAAAACTTTGCGCTCAAATGGAAGGGATGGTAGACTCGCTCGTTAAACCGATTGAGGAAGATTGGTTCTTATTTGAAATGAGAGAAGATGAATATTCAATTCAATTTAAAAGAGACGAAGAAGGAAAAATTAGTCGTTGTGTATTTGGATTCAGACAATTAGTAAAAACGGAATAA
- a CDS encoding GNAT family N-acetyltransferase yields the protein MFQIKRLEEIGEIESIQQIEKEVWNMSPIPIHQTYTASHNGGLILGAFHENQLIGFQYSFPGFMDGKSYLCSHMLGVLPTYQKSGLGKKLKEAQRDYALEMGYSLIVWTFDPLESVNAYLNLHKLKGIGASYIENHYGEMTDSLNKGLPTDRFLVEWWIRSDHVCKPTSRVDLKGYKLLVETKLDNFGFPTISREFEINLTEDIYVIPIAEDFQQIKNKQPELAKEWRYKTRNWFQTLCENGFAASDVIRNPEGRVSYYIFEKRRNLSL from the coding sequence ATGTTTCAAATTAAACGATTGGAGGAAATTGGTGAAATAGAATCCATTCAACAAATTGAAAAAGAAGTGTGGAATATGTCACCAATACCCATTCATCAAACGTACACAGCATCTCATAATGGTGGGTTGATTTTAGGAGCTTTTCACGAAAATCAATTAATAGGGTTTCAATATAGCTTTCCGGGATTTATGGACGGGAAATCCTATTTATGTTCACATATGTTAGGGGTTTTGCCTACTTATCAAAAAAGTGGGCTGGGTAAAAAGTTGAAAGAGGCACAGCGGGATTATGCTCTAGAAATGGGCTATTCATTAATTGTTTGGACATTTGATCCATTAGAGAGTGTTAATGCCTACTTAAACTTACATAAGCTAAAGGGGATTGGCGCATCATACATTGAAAATCATTATGGCGAGATGACTGACTCGCTAAACAAAGGATTGCCTACAGATCGTTTTTTAGTAGAGTGGTGGATTCGTAGTGATCATGTATGTAAGCCTACAAGCAGGGTTGACTTAAAAGGCTACAAACTATTAGTAGAAACAAAGCTTGATAACTTTGGTTTTCCAACAATTAGCAGGGAATTTGAAATCAATTTAACGGAAGATATTTATGTAATTCCAATCGCTGAAGACTTTCAACAAATAAAAAATAAACAGCCTGAGCTTGCGAAAGAATGGCGGTACAAAACAAGAAATTGGTTCCAAACCTTGTGTGAAAATGGCTTCGCTGCAAGTGATGTTATTCGAAATCCAGAAGGAAGAGTAAGTTACTATATTTTTGAAAAACGTAGAAATTTATCTCTTTAA
- a CDS encoding heme iron utilization protein, translating into MEKQLELQFENFERLQSQCKTLMISSMDDKGEPHVSYSPFIIHEGEFYIFISKIAAHFQYLENNKHVSIMIIADEATSPILFARERIRYKCTPEFVGNVDKEHIFEKFVENHGEQMIKVLRGIDLSLFKLTPIEGRYIAGFGQAFDINPIEGTFIQIDPSKMNH; encoded by the coding sequence ATGGAAAAACAATTAGAGCTTCAATTTGAAAATTTCGAGAGACTTCAGTCTCAATGTAAAACGCTGATGATCAGTTCAATGGATGATAAAGGGGAGCCACATGTCAGTTATTCGCCATTTATTATTCATGAGGGAGAATTCTATATTTTCATTAGCAAAATAGCAGCACATTTTCAATACTTAGAAAATAATAAGCATGTTAGTATTATGATCATTGCAGATGAGGCAACTTCACCAATTTTATTTGCTAGAGAGCGAATTCGTTATAAATGTACTCCTGAGTTCGTAGGGAATGTGGACAAAGAACATATCTTCGAAAAATTCGTAGAGAATCACGGGGAACAGATGATAAAAGTTTTAAGAGGCATTGATTTGTCATTATTTAAGCTTACACCAATAGAAGGACGCTATATCGCTGGATTCGGGCAAGCTTTTGATATTAACCCGATTGAAGGAACTTTTATTCAAATAGACCCTTCGAAAATGAACCATTAA
- a CDS encoding CoA transferase subunit A: MAINTFRKIISIEEALQYFKDEMVLMFGGFGGIGNPPTLIQGILEKGFKNLTLIGNDTGFPDVGIGQLVTAKRVKKMITTHIGSNPNAGKQMTDGTLEIEFSPQGTFIERIRAGGVGLGGVLVDIGIDSVIDVDKQRVNVFGKEYLVETPLISDVSIVYAKKADPFGNLVFDKSARNTNPYVAMAGNITIAEVEEIVPLGTLEPEEIIVPGAFVNHIVQSEGVNWKWVWEK, from the coding sequence ATGGCAATTAATACTTTCAGAAAAATCATAAGTATTGAGGAAGCCTTACAATATTTTAAAGATGAGATGGTTTTAATGTTTGGTGGGTTTGGCGGTATTGGTAACCCACCTACATTAATACAAGGCATTTTAGAAAAGGGGTTTAAAAATCTTACTTTAATAGGTAATGATACTGGGTTTCCTGATGTTGGAATCGGACAGTTAGTGACAGCTAAACGAGTAAAAAAAATGATTACAACTCATATAGGATCAAATCCTAATGCCGGAAAGCAAATGACTGATGGTACGTTAGAAATCGAATTTAGTCCTCAAGGCACTTTTATTGAACGTATTCGAGCGGGTGGCGTTGGATTAGGCGGTGTATTAGTAGATATTGGGATTGATAGTGTCATTGATGTTGATAAACAGAGAGTGAATGTATTTGGGAAGGAATATTTAGTTGAAACACCTCTTATTTCTGATGTCTCAATTGTATATGCGAAAAAGGCTGACCCATTTGGAAATTTAGTATTTGATAAAAGTGCTCGAAATACAAATCCATATGTAGCGATGGCTGGAAATATAACAATTGCAGAAGTTGAGGAAATTGTACCTTTAGGGACATTAGAACCTGAGGAGATTATTGTACCAGGGGCATTTGTAAATCACATCGTTCAATCGGAAGGAGTGAATTGGAAGTGGGTTTGGGAAAAATAA
- a CDS encoding peptidase, translating to MDLKTKINEYITKNKSKAIELLQDLVREKSVSGNEASAQTIVTNYLQNLGLEIDKWEPSIDELNKSSYFISERSSFKNSPNIVATLKGTGNGRSIILNGHIDVVPEGEISSWDCQPYSGDIVGNRLYGRGTTDMKGGNVSALLAIEAIKKSKIRLKGDVYFQSVIEEESGGAGTLAAILRGYVADAVLIPEPTKTKIFPKQQGSIWFRVNVKGKVAHGGTRYEGVSAIEKSILVINHINQLEKVRNLRLLDDPLYKNVPIPIPINIGKIKGGTWPSSVSDLVTLEGRLGVSPNEKIEEAKLELKKWLKTLSLIDDWFTEHPVEVEFFGASWLPGSIDLQHPFMESLKKSFQQVYNKEPIIEASPWGTDGGLFTQVKQIPTIVFGPGETKVAHYPNEYIDLDEMFRCAEVIANTLLDWCGVVD from the coding sequence TTGGATTTAAAAACAAAAATTAATGAATATATTACTAAAAATAAGAGCAAGGCAATTGAGTTACTTCAAGATCTTGTTCGTGAAAAAAGTGTATCAGGAAATGAAGCGAGTGCCCAAACTATTGTCACAAATTATTTACAGAATCTCGGATTAGAAATTGATAAATGGGAGCCTTCGATTGATGAATTAAATAAATCATCGTATTTTATTTCGGAGAGAAGTTCATTCAAAAACAGTCCCAATATTGTCGCAACTTTAAAAGGAACAGGAAATGGTCGATCAATTATTCTAAATGGGCATATTGATGTTGTTCCAGAAGGAGAAATAAGTAGCTGGGATTGTCAGCCGTATAGCGGTGATATAGTAGGAAACCGATTATATGGCCGAGGGACGACTGATATGAAGGGTGGCAATGTATCTGCACTTTTAGCGATTGAAGCAATAAAGAAATCAAAAATTCGTCTTAAAGGTGATGTTTATTTTCAAAGTGTAATAGAAGAAGAGAGTGGAGGGGCAGGGACATTAGCTGCTATATTACGTGGCTACGTTGCAGATGCTGTCCTAATTCCAGAACCGACTAAAACGAAAATATTTCCAAAACAGCAAGGCAGTATTTGGTTTCGTGTAAATGTAAAAGGTAAAGTTGCCCATGGTGGAACAAGATATGAAGGAGTTAGTGCAATTGAAAAAAGTATATTAGTTATAAACCATATTAATCAATTAGAAAAAGTACGTAATTTAAGATTACTAGATGACCCTTTATACAAAAATGTGCCGATTCCCATTCCAATTAATATCGGAAAAATAAAAGGCGGAACTTGGCCTTCCTCTGTTTCAGATTTAGTTACACTTGAAGGAAGATTAGGAGTGTCACCAAACGAAAAAATAGAAGAAGCTAAACTTGAATTAAAGAAATGGCTAAAAACACTTTCTTTAATTGACGACTGGTTTACTGAGCATCCAGTTGAAGTTGAATTTTTTGGTGCAAGTTGGTTACCAGGAAGTATTGATCTACAACATCCATTTATGGAATCTCTGAAAAAATCTTTTCAGCAAGTATATAATAAAGAGCCCATCATTGAAGCATCCCCATGGGGAACGGACGGCGGATTATTTACACAAGTAAAACAAATACCTACAATCGTATTTGGCCCAGGAGAAACAAAAGTTGCACACTATCCAAATGAGTACATCGACTTAGATGAAATGTTTCGTTGTGCGGAAGTAATTGCCAACACATTACTTGATTGGTGTGGTGTAGTTGACTAA
- a CDS encoding 3-oxoacid CoA-transferase subunit B, with protein MGLGKINPREMMAKRAAKEVKNGMIVNLGIGIPSLIPNYLSDDCNVMFHAENGVLGLGPTPQKGEEDENLCNAAGLPVTLIPGSSYFDSSIAFAIIRKGLLDLTVLGALEVSKNGDLANWIVPGKRVPGIGGAMDLAQKSKKVIVLMNHTNKNGDPKIVSECTLPLTSPKCVDLIITEMAVIEIKKESGELWLNEVMSPYLVSDVIEKTGAPLFVNPNVIVHRWE; from the coding sequence GTGGGTTTGGGAAAAATAAATCCTCGTGAAATGATGGCAAAACGAGCAGCTAAAGAAGTAAAGAATGGTATGATTGTCAATCTTGGGATTGGAATTCCTTCACTGATCCCAAATTACTTATCTGATGATTGCAATGTTATGTTTCATGCAGAAAATGGTGTATTAGGGTTAGGGCCTACTCCTCAAAAAGGTGAAGAAGATGAGAATTTGTGTAATGCAGCAGGATTACCAGTTACATTAATTCCAGGCTCCAGTTATTTTGATAGTAGTATTGCTTTTGCCATTATTCGAAAAGGTTTATTGGATTTAACAGTACTTGGTGCACTAGAAGTTAGTAAAAATGGTGACTTAGCAAACTGGATTGTTCCTGGAAAAAGAGTACCTGGAATTGGTGGAGCAATGGATTTAGCCCAAAAATCAAAAAAAGTAATCGTCTTAATGAACCATACAAATAAAAATGGTGACCCAAAAATAGTTTCAGAATGTACACTTCCTCTTACATCGCCAAAATGCGTGGATTTAATTATTACAGAAATGGCTGTAATTGAAATTAAGAAAGAAAGCGGAGAGCTTTGGTTAAATGAAGTTATGTCTCCATATTTAGTTAGCGATGTAATTGAGAAAACAGGTGCCCCACTTTTTGTGAATCCAAATGTCATTGTTCATCGTTGGGAGTGA
- a CDS encoding aspartate aminotransferase family protein yields MTKRDYLIKPLVGENYPIIDRGETIYLWDKQGKKYIDGSSGAVAASIGHGVKEIVDEMVKQANKVAFVYRSQFTSEAAELLAEKIGQLTPGDLNWSFFVNSGTEATETAMKMAIQHFQEKGIQTKTKIISRSMSYHGITMGALSMSGHPLRRKRFTSLLADYPMVEAPYCKRCPYELEPGKCGLLCATSLERSIQKLGSENVAAFIAEPIVGAAGAALTPPKGYYEKIKEICEKHDVLFIADEVMTGIGRTGEMFGINHWECVPDLLVLGKGLAAGYTPIAVAIASDRVMQPILEGSRLVMSGHTFSANPLSANIALAVLNYVEKNGLVQNSKVQGEKIKLKLKEWQKIYPFLFDIRGEGLLIGIEINEEFFNCKSVTNRVIEIAKDKGLLLYPSVSGPYGRSENSFLLSPPLVITDAQVDELLTLLMDVFIELNKEAKGTK; encoded by the coding sequence ATGACGAAAAGAGATTATTTAATAAAACCGCTTGTAGGTGAAAACTATCCAATAATTGATCGAGGAGAAACTATCTACTTATGGGACAAGCAAGGAAAGAAGTATATTGATGGTTCTTCAGGTGCTGTAGCGGCAAGTATTGGTCATGGCGTAAAGGAAATAGTTGATGAAATGGTAAAGCAGGCGAATAAAGTTGCGTTTGTTTACAGATCGCAGTTTACTAGTGAAGCTGCGGAATTATTAGCAGAAAAGATAGGTCAACTCACCCCAGGGGATTTAAACTGGAGTTTTTTTGTTAATAGCGGTACAGAAGCAACTGAAACGGCTATGAAAATGGCAATTCAACATTTTCAAGAAAAAGGAATTCAGACAAAAACTAAAATAATTTCGAGAAGTATGAGCTACCATGGTATTACGATGGGAGCCTTATCTATGTCGGGACATCCTTTAAGAAGGAAACGTTTTACTAGCTTACTAGCGGATTATCCAATGGTAGAAGCGCCATATTGTAAAAGATGTCCATACGAATTAGAACCTGGAAAGTGTGGCTTACTATGTGCTACTTCACTTGAGCGTTCCATTCAAAAATTAGGGTCTGAAAATGTAGCTGCTTTTATCGCCGAACCGATCGTTGGTGCAGCAGGTGCTGCGTTAACACCTCCGAAAGGATACTATGAAAAAATAAAAGAAATTTGTGAAAAACATGATGTACTATTTATTGCAGACGAAGTGATGACAGGAATTGGAAGGACCGGAGAAATGTTTGGAATTAATCATTGGGAATGTGTGCCCGATTTATTAGTTCTTGGAAAAGGATTGGCAGCCGGATATACACCGATTGCAGTTGCTATCGCAAGTGACCGTGTCATGCAACCGATATTAGAAGGAAGTCGTCTAGTTATGAGCGGACACACATTTAGTGCAAATCCACTTTCTGCAAATATAGCTTTAGCCGTTTTAAATTATGTTGAGAAAAATGGATTAGTACAAAATTCTAAAGTACAAGGTGAAAAAATAAAATTAAAACTAAAAGAGTGGCAGAAAATTTATCCTTTTTTGTTTGATATCCGAGGAGAAGGATTACTGATTGGTATTGAAATAAATGAAGAATTTTTTAACTGTAAAAGTGTAACAAATCGTGTCATTGAGATTGCGAAAGATAAAGGTTTATTGTTATACCCTTCTGTAAGTGGACCATATGGAAGATCTGAAAATAGTTTCTTGCTTTCTCCACCTTTAGTCATAACTGATGCACAAGTTGATGAATTGCTAACTTTATTGATGGATGTATTTATTGAGCTAAATAAAGAGGCGAAGGGGACAAAATAA
- a CDS encoding MurR/RpiR family transcriptional regulator — MEELKQKVQDEFDNFSKGLKKVAKYFLANPEDFAMDSGVQVGQKINVSETTVIRFCHALGYSGFSALQKDIQTRLLNRKSTLVEYHSMKNKMDMDRDFSKKMMHKDAELILQTAEGLNEEEFNLAVERLSQSERILVSGTRSSHAMAHWFSFALELIRGNVRMFRPDTDDIVLRIGEMNENSTFVAFSFHRYALETINMAREAKLRGAFVISFTDSEVAPIREYTDVLFTVQLPIKSTLDVSPAVFSLMNSLLGGVVVKNSDQFMKRTKAYENFHLHHFFGE; from the coding sequence ATGGAAGAATTAAAGCAAAAAGTTCAAGATGAATTCGATAATTTTTCGAAGGGGTTAAAAAAGGTCGCAAAATATTTCCTTGCAAATCCGGAAGACTTCGCAATGGATTCAGGTGTTCAAGTTGGACAGAAGATTAATGTAAGTGAAACAACCGTTATTCGATTTTGTCATGCTCTAGGTTATAGTGGTTTTAGCGCATTACAAAAGGATATTCAGACTCGACTGTTAAATCGTAAAAGCACATTGGTTGAATACCATTCCATGAAAAATAAGATGGACATGGATCGAGATTTTTCTAAGAAAATGATGCATAAGGATGCAGAATTAATATTGCAAACTGCTGAAGGACTAAATGAAGAAGAGTTTAATTTGGCAGTAGAGCGATTAAGTCAATCTGAAAGGATACTTGTTTCTGGTACCCGTTCTTCTCATGCAATGGCGCATTGGTTTTCGTTTGCGCTTGAACTAATCCGAGGGAATGTTAGGATGTTTCGACCAGATACGGATGATATTGTTTTACGCATTGGTGAAATGAATGAAAATAGTACGTTTGTGGCGTTTTCTTTTCATCGCTACGCATTAGAAACAATTAATATGGCTAGAGAGGCGAAATTACGAGGTGCGTTTGTGATTAGTTTTACCGATTCCGAGGTTGCACCGATTCGTGAGTATACTGATGTATTATTTACTGTTCAGCTACCGATCAAGTCAACTCTGGATGTTAGTCCGGCAGTTTTTTCTCTTATGAATTCCTTACTTGGGGGAGTTGTCGTAAAAAATTCTGATCAGTTTATGAAGCGTACAAAGGCATATGAGAATTTTCATTTGCACCATTTCTTTGGGGAATAA
- a CDS encoding membrane dipeptidase, whose protein sequence is MDVQIQREKGRKKVIETDYYPRFVKGGINVIIAAIFIDSAFLPEMALRKALSQVSALYEEVQESPDKLMICYIGADMDLAKEQGKIGFLLSIEGAEPLGTDLSLLRVFYELGVRNLGLVWSRRNAVGDGSFFQPVPEGRKGGISSFGVKVIKEAERLGISIDVSHLNDEGFWDVIEICETPVIASHSNARSICSTMRNLTDEQMMAIASTNGVIGINAASMLVSEDDSKGNIVQLANHLDHLVDVAGIEHVGIGLDLCNDFMKYLSPDDLASLPRVPFDVIDGHDKLPLFIEELMNRGYKDGEILAILGGNFRRIY, encoded by the coding sequence ATGGATGTCCAGATCCAACGGGAAAAAGGAAGAAAGAAAGTAATTGAAACAGATTATTACCCTAGGTTTGTAAAAGGCGGCATTAATGTCATTATCGCTGCCATCTTTATAGACAGTGCATTTTTGCCAGAAATGGCTCTTCGCAAAGCACTAAGCCAAGTAAGTGCGCTTTATGAAGAAGTACAGGAGTCTCCTGATAAATTAATGATTTGTTATATCGGAGCCGACATGGATCTTGCGAAGGAACAAGGAAAGATTGGTTTCTTACTTTCCATTGAAGGAGCAGAACCGTTAGGAACAGATCTTAGTTTATTACGAGTTTTCTATGAATTAGGCGTTCGTAATCTAGGATTAGTTTGGAGTAGGAGAAATGCAGTAGGGGATGGGAGTTTCTTTCAACCGGTCCCTGAAGGACGAAAGGGGGGGATATCAAGCTTCGGAGTTAAGGTGATTAAAGAGGCAGAAAGGCTTGGTATTTCTATTGATGTTTCCCACTTAAATGATGAAGGCTTCTGGGATGTCATTGAAATTTGTGAAACGCCAGTTATTGCGTCCCATTCCAACGCACGTTCTATTTGTTCAACAATGAGAAATCTGACCGATGAACAAATGATGGCAATTGCTTCCACAAATGGTGTAATAGGGATTAATGCTGCTAGTATGCTAGTTTCGGAAGACGATTCTAAAGGCAACATTGTGCAGCTCGCTAATCACTTAGATCATCTTGTGGATGTAGCAGGTATTGAACATGTTGGAATAGGGTTAGACCTTTGTAATGACTTTATGAAATATCTATCACCAGATGATTTAGCAAGTTTGCCAAGAGTACCATTTGATGTGATAGATGGACATGACAAGTTACCTCTTTTTATCGAAGAGTTAATGAATCGTGGGTATAAGGATGGAGAAATATTAGCAATATTAGGAGGTAATTTTAGAAGAATTTATTAA
- the menC gene encoding o-succinylbenzoate synthase, with protein sequence MTNSPITIRQITLHRLNMKLNAPFTTSFGTFEDKEFYIIEVEDEFGNVGFGESVAFSSPWYSEETVKTNKHIMEDFLIPLLFEAPIHHPDEVSERFQAIRKNNMAKAGLEGAVWDLYAKRQKLPLYKALGGNKDQIDVGISIGLQPTVKGLLQLVDSHVEAGYKRIKLKIKPGSDYEMLKEVRREFPTISMMADANSAYTLADIEILKKLDEFNLTMIEQPLSHDDIIDHAKLQQQLVTPICLDESIHSLEDARKAIELGSCRIINIKIGRVGGLTEAKKIHDYCLMKGIPVWCGGMLEAGIGRAHNIALTTLDQFILPGDTAASASYWERDIIDPEVIVDHGVIHLPQKYGIGYDINREALDYYCVEKNVFLESNYNVKT encoded by the coding sequence ATGACTAATAGTCCAATTACAATTCGGCAAATTACGTTGCACCGATTAAACATGAAGTTAAATGCTCCTTTCACTACAAGCTTTGGTACCTTTGAAGATAAAGAGTTTTATATTATTGAAGTGGAGGATGAGTTCGGGAACGTTGGGTTTGGAGAATCTGTAGCCTTTTCTAGTCCTTGGTATAGTGAGGAAACGGTTAAAACAAATAAACATATTATGGAAGATTTTCTCATTCCGTTATTGTTTGAGGCTCCAATTCATCACCCAGATGAAGTGTCTGAACGTTTCCAAGCGATCAGAAAAAATAACATGGCAAAGGCTGGACTAGAAGGAGCAGTTTGGGATCTTTATGCTAAAAGACAAAAATTACCACTCTATAAAGCACTTGGTGGAAATAAAGATCAAATCGATGTTGGAATTAGTATCGGTCTTCAGCCAACAGTAAAAGGACTTCTTCAACTGGTGGACTCTCATGTCGAGGCTGGTTACAAACGAATAAAATTAAAAATTAAACCTGGGTCTGATTATGAAATGTTAAAAGAAGTAAGAAGGGAATTTCCAACTATTTCAATGATGGCTGATGCAAATTCTGCTTATACTTTAGCCGATATAGAGATATTAAAAAAACTCGATGAATTTAATTTAACGATGATTGAACAGCCGTTAAGTCATGATGATATTATTGACCATGCCAAATTGCAGCAACAGCTAGTGACGCCTATTTGTTTGGATGAAAGTATTCATTCACTAGAAGATGCTAGAAAAGCGATTGAGTTAGGTAGCTGTCGAATTATTAATATTAAAATTGGACGTGTTGGCGGACTGACTGAGGCAAAAAAAATACACGATTATTGTTTAATGAAAGGTATACCTGTTTGGTGCGGAGGTATGCTAGAAGCGGGTATTGGTCGTGCTCATAATATCGCCTTAACGACATTAGATCAGTTTATTTTACCTGGGGATACTGCGGCATCAGCAAGTTACTGGGAACGAGATATTATTGATCCTGAAGTAATTGTAGATCATGGAGTTATTCATTTACCACAGAAATATGGTATTGGCTATGACATAAATCGAGAGGCATTAGATTACTATTGCGTCGAAAAAAATGTATTCCTAGAATCGAATTACAATGTGAAAACTTAA
- a CDS encoding polysaccharide deacetylase family protein, translating to MRKISLFFLCLFLCIQVPAKTSAAGKIPILIYHSIDEFTGHGVSALFVTPENFEKQMIYLRDHGFTLLTFEQWGERNNVKKPIFITIDDGYKNNLNVLKIFRKLQSDTFEPRATIFAISDYIGYPDRLSSTDLKKLSDSRMFSIQSHTATHPDLRKITDYNHELKDSKDKIQTITGKPVIALSYPYGNYNDKVIEETKKYYKYAVATEPKYYMEQGTKNENYRLPRIYIKYDTTMDEFAKLVEGQAKVIFNFREVEPIYEN from the coding sequence ATGAGAAAAATTTCTTTATTTTTTCTATGTCTATTTTTGTGCATTCAGGTGCCTGCAAAGACGAGTGCAGCAGGAAAAATTCCAATTTTAATTTATCATTCCATCGATGAATTTACAGGGCACGGAGTAAGTGCTTTGTTTGTCACACCCGAGAATTTCGAAAAACAAATGATTTATTTACGTGATCATGGTTTTACACTATTAACCTTTGAACAATGGGGAGAGCGTAATAATGTAAAGAAGCCAATATTTATAACGATAGATGATGGATATAAAAACAACTTAAATGTATTAAAAATTTTTCGGAAATTACAATCTGATACGTTCGAGCCTAGAGCAACTATATTTGCGATTTCTGATTATATTGGATATCCGGATCGTCTTTCTAGCACGGATTTAAAAAAACTGTCCGATTCACGGATGTTTTCAATTCAATCGCACACTGCAACACATCCTGATTTAAGAAAAATAACAGACTATAACCATGAGTTAAAAGATTCAAAAGATAAAATTCAAACAATTACTGGTAAGCCAGTCATCGCTTTATCTTATCCCTATGGTAATTATAATGATAAAGTAATTGAAGAAACGAAAAAGTATTATAAATATGCAGTGGCAACCGAACCTAAATATTATATGGAACAAGGTACAAAGAATGAAAACTACCGTTTACCTAGAATCTATATTAAGTATGATACTACTATGGATGAATTTGCTAAACTTGTAGAAGGACAAGCTAAAGTGATTTTTAATTTTCGTGAAGTTGAGCCTATTTATGAAAATTGA